One Nitrospirota bacterium DNA window includes the following coding sequences:
- a CDS encoding uracil-DNA glycosylase — protein sequence MSTTPLQDLTKSLHNCQLCKLATLGRSQVVFGVGNPHASVMFVGEAPGFNEDRQGEPFVGAAGKLLNDLLQSAGLSRSDIYIANVIKCRPPNNRDPEPDEVETCKPFLLQQIAMIHPTLVCTLGNWATQTLLERKVGITKVRGQAFYMKDFVLFPLLHPAAALHQGSMLEPLREDFKKLREFLDRNTKPAEPTTATPIAAPTLDIEPPQQTQMDLFG from the coding sequence ATGAGCACGACACCCCTTCAGGATCTTACGAAATCTCTCCATAATTGCCAGCTGTGCAAACTGGCGACACTCGGCCGGAGCCAGGTCGTGTTTGGTGTGGGAAATCCGCATGCGAGCGTCATGTTTGTGGGAGAAGCGCCTGGCTTTAACGAAGACCGGCAGGGGGAACCATTTGTCGGAGCGGCAGGAAAACTCTTAAACGACTTGCTGCAATCAGCAGGCTTGTCACGGAGCGACATCTACATCGCGAACGTGATCAAGTGCCGCCCCCCGAACAACCGCGACCCGGAGCCGGATGAAGTCGAGACGTGCAAACCGTTTCTGCTGCAACAGATTGCCATGATCCATCCTACACTCGTCTGCACGTTGGGAAATTGGGCGACACAAACCTTGCTGGAACGGAAGGTAGGGATTACCAAGGTTCGCGGGCAGGCGTTCTACATGAAAGACTTTGTGCTCTTCCCCCTGCTGCATCCAGCCGCGGCCTTACACCAAGGCAGCATGCTCGAACCGCTTCGTGAAGACTTCAAAAAACTCAGAGAGTTTCTGGACCGGAATACCAAACCAGCCGAACCCACTACAGCGACACCCATTGCTGCACCCACGCTGGACATCGAACCGCCTCAACAGACCCAGATGGATCTGTTCGGATAG